A window of the Polaribacter sp. HaHaR_3_91 genome harbors these coding sequences:
- a CDS encoding SDR family oxidoreductase, whose product MDIKLSGKKILVTGGAGFIGSNLCEALLEKKNTVVCLDNFSTGKRENLVSLIENPNFTLVEGDIRNLEDCMLAASGVDYVLHQAALGSVPRSIKDPITTNDVNVSGFLNMLVAARDNNVKRFVFAASSSTYGDSESLPKVEDVIGKPLSPYAVTKYVNELYADVFGKTYGLETIGLRYFNVFGRKQDANGAYAAVIPKFVNQFMSLESPVINGDGSFSRDFTYIDNVIQANLLSLVADKEAANEIYNVAFGDRNTLIDLCDSLKEFLSNYNPKIKDVEVVFGPNRIGDIPHSHADISKAKKLLNYTPEFSLKEGLKESIDWYWENLNK is encoded by the coding sequence ATGGATATAAAATTGTCAGGAAAAAAGATACTTGTTACAGGAGGTGCTGGTTTTATCGGTTCTAATTTGTGCGAGGCTTTACTTGAAAAGAAGAATACAGTAGTTTGTTTAGATAATTTTTCTACAGGGAAAAGAGAGAATTTAGTTTCGCTTATAGAAAACCCAAATTTCACTTTAGTTGAAGGAGATATTAGAAATTTAGAAGATTGTATGTTGGCAGCTTCTGGTGTAGATTATGTTTTGCATCAAGCAGCTTTAGGTTCAGTTCCTAGATCTATAAAAGATCCTATTACAACAAATGACGTTAATGTTTCTGGTTTTCTAAATATGTTAGTCGCAGCAAGAGATAACAATGTAAAAAGATTTGTGTTTGCAGCAAGTTCTTCTACCTACGGAGATTCAGAATCGTTACCAAAAGTAGAAGATGTTATAGGGAAACCATTATCTCCTTATGCAGTTACCAAATATGTAAATGAATTGTATGCAGATGTTTTTGGTAAAACGTATGGCTTAGAAACAATTGGGTTAAGATATTTTAATGTTTTTGGAAGAAAGCAAGATGCTAACGGAGCGTATGCAGCAGTAATACCTAAGTTTGTAAATCAGTTTATGAGTTTAGAATCTCCGGTTATCAACGGAGATGGTTCTTTTTCTAGAGACTTTACATATATAGACAATGTTATTCAGGCAAACTTATTAAGTTTAGTTGCGGATAAAGAAGCTGCTAATGAAATTTATAATGTTGCCTTTGGAGATAGAAACACTTTAATCGATTTATGTGATTCTTTAAAAGAGTTTTTATCAAATTATAATCCAAAAATTAAGGATGTAGAAGTTGTTTTTGGTCCTAATAGAATTGGAGATATTCCGCATTCTCATGCAGATATATCAAAAGCTAAGAAATTATTAAATTATACCCCAGAGTTCTCTTTAAAAGAAGGATTAAAAGAATCGATAGATTGGTATTGGGAAAACTTAAATAAATGA
- a CDS encoding nucleotide sugar dehydrogenase — translation MSKIKIGIIGLGYVGLPLARLFATKFSVVGFDINQTRVEELGQGKDVTREISKELLDKVVLTENNNDVGLFFTSELEDLKDCNYFVVTVPTPVDKNNRPVLTPLIKASETVGSVIKKGDIVIYESTVYPGATEEDCVPILERVSGLVFNKDFFVGYSPERINPGDKKHTVEKILKVTSGSTKEVGEKVNDLYASVITAGTHLAPSIKVAEAAKVIENSQRDINIAFVNELAKIFGLMDINTQDVLEAAGTKWNFLPFKPGLVGGHCIGVDPYYLAQKAQEYGYHPEIILAGRRVNDGMGRYVASEVAKLMIQRDIEVKGAEVLVLGITFKENCPDVRNTKAVDLIYELKDYGANVTIFDPHANSNEVEREYQLASNIILPKKKFDAVILVVAHKEFLSLDFAELKKEKSIVYDVKNFLDSKHVDKSL, via the coding sequence ATGAGTAAAATTAAAATAGGTATTATTGGTTTAGGCTATGTTGGCTTACCATTAGCGAGGCTTTTTGCAACAAAATTTTCTGTTGTTGGTTTTGATATCAATCAAACTAGAGTAGAAGAACTTGGGCAAGGAAAAGATGTTACTAGAGAGATTTCTAAAGAACTTTTAGATAAAGTAGTTCTTACCGAAAATAACAATGATGTAGGATTATTTTTTACATCAGAATTAGAAGATTTAAAGGATTGTAATTATTTTGTAGTTACGGTTCCTACGCCAGTAGATAAAAATAACAGACCTGTTTTAACGCCTTTAATAAAAGCGAGTGAAACTGTTGGAAGTGTTATTAAAAAAGGAGATATCGTAATTTATGAATCTACGGTGTATCCTGGTGCAACAGAAGAAGATTGTGTGCCTATTTTAGAAAGAGTTTCTGGTTTAGTTTTTAATAAAGACTTTTTTGTAGGATATTCTCCAGAAAGAATAAATCCGGGTGATAAAAAGCACACAGTAGAAAAAATATTAAAAGTTACTTCTGGCTCTACGAAAGAAGTTGGTGAAAAAGTGAATGATTTATATGCGTCTGTAATTACAGCAGGTACACATTTAGCGCCTTCAATAAAAGTTGCAGAAGCAGCAAAAGTAATCGAAAACTCTCAGAGAGATATTAATATTGCATTTGTAAATGAGTTGGCTAAGATTTTTGGGTTGATGGATATCAATACACAAGATGTTTTAGAAGCTGCAGGAACAAAATGGAACTTTTTACCTTTTAAACCAGGTTTAGTTGGTGGACATTGTATTGGTGTTGATCCTTATTATTTAGCTCAAAAAGCACAAGAATATGGCTATCATCCAGAAATTATTTTAGCAGGTAGAAGAGTCAATGACGGTATGGGTAGATATGTAGCATCGGAAGTTGCTAAGTTGATGATTCAGAGAGATATTGAGGTAAAAGGAGCTGAAGTTTTAGTTTTGGGAATCACTTTTAAAGAGAATTGTCCGGATGTTAGAAACACAAAGGCAGTCGATCTTATTTATGAATTAAAGGATTACGGAGCAAACGTAACTATTTTTGATCCTCATGCAAATTCAAACGAAGTTGAAAGAGAATATCAGTTAGCGTCTAATATTATTTTACCAAAAAAGAAATTTGATGCTGTCATTTTAGTTGTGGCACACAAAGAATTTCTTAGTTTGGATTTTGCAGAACTTAAAAAAGAAAAATCAATTGTATACGATGTGAAGAATTTTTTAGATTCTAAACACGTAGATAAGTCACTATAA